From Aedes albopictus strain Foshan chromosome 1, AalbF5, whole genome shotgun sequence, one genomic window encodes:
- the LOC109430281 gene encoding aminopeptidase N-like, translating to MRLLRSLLGVSLLVTVVNCAAPFERIPTLIERAATVDEGYRLQRVSEPLSYSLYLDISDENFYSYRGSVDIEMRFLDTSNHFYLSNDGVVIDRDSIKVTKPNGEDLPLRDLISMEKYEQLLFYFNERLEQNAVYKVHIEFSNTIGTELKGLYRSSYAVGNTTRYIATTHFESTYARSVFPCYDEPSYKAYFDVTIRHRSRYHALSNMPIKERTEDDNEFATTKFERSPYISSYLLAFIVSDYKTLSDERDRIKVYAPENQVQHTTYAREFAQKSLQMLEDLLGHEFQLPKVDLIAIPDFNMGAMENWGLITFRAVYLIYDDATTTARTKQNIADLITHEFVHSWFGNEVTPEWWTYLWLSEGFARYFEYYVTSQIEDEWHLWEQFVVNNVHSAFSQDDKVDNRPMSFYATEPDVLNGLFDYVVYAKSASVIRMFQNVIGFDTFKAALNDYIASRSYMTTKPDYLYESIEKFNEVPMPDSVKTVFNNWADNAGYPVVKVTRNGRLVTCAQKRFWMPVEGQTAPKDTKFYVPLNYATSTDADFNDTTAVDWLTPDVPEYTKELPTDIDWIIVNKQQTGFYRVNYDNDNWVALIELLKSEKLNTIPVINRAQLVDDASNLAKAGELSYEIALSLLEYLEMESEYIPWSTAYNALIHMNRMLSSNENYSRFEDFMRKITSRMYERVALTGTTHHINRLHRANTVYLACYFGVKACVDDSQTLMQQMMNDESFVVPEEAQAAAFCAFNRHVTAPNGDLLQMLFDRYLPIQSNDNGLIGRFITGMGCTRNTTMLEQYLALTVLNLPGFQLTGTERNQILVAVLSGSHEGLRTSLQFMLEYYPDISYMFGSVANIFTEFGNRISDKGGFETLQDIVAKYGGVFTDSVRSAASKALIQAERNLAWVNEHAEAIGSWLVSNDYTLSTTTVKPDKGGASSVVAGFVLTLAMVFATLIH from the exons ATGAGACTCCTTCGTTCGTTATTGGGAGTTTCACTCCTGGTGACTGTGGTGAATTGTGCAGCTCCTTTCGAGAGGATACCAACGCTCATCGAACGAGCAGCGACCGTCGATGAAGGTTACCGTTTGCAGCGGGTTTCCGAGCCACTGTCGTACAGCTTATATCTCGACATCAGTGATGAAAATTTTTACTCCTATCGAGGCTCGGTCGATATCGAGATGCGCTTTCTGGATACGAGCAATCACTTCTATCTGAGCAACGATGGAGTGGTAATCGATCGTGACAGTATCAAAGTGACCAAACCGAACGGAGAAGATCTGCCGTTAAGAGATTTGATATCGATGGAGAAATACGAACAGCTGCTATTTTATTTCAACGAGCGATTGGAACAAAATGCAGTTTACAAGGTACATATTGAGTTCTCCAATACCATTGGAACAGAACTTAAGGGATTGTATCGGAGTAGCTATGCGGTAGGAAACACAACGAG GTACATCGCTACAACTCATTTCGAATCAACTTACGCTCGAAGCGTATTTCCATGCTACGATGAACCATCCTACAAGGCATATTTCGACGTCACAATCCGTCATCGTTCCAGATACCATGCGCTGTCCAATATGCCAATTAAAGAAAG AACCGAAGATGATAATGAGTTTGCAACTACTAAATTCGAGAGATCTCCTTATATCTCAAGTTATCTGCTTGCTTTTATCGTATCTGATTACAAAACGCTGTCGGATGAGAGAGATCGCATCAAGGTGTATGCTCCG GAAAACCAAGTGCAGCATACAACCTACGCTAGAGAATTTGCTCAAAAATCGCTTCAAATGCTGGAAGATCTTTTGGGTCACGAATTTCAGCTGCCGAAAGTAGATTTGATCGCCATTCCAGACTTCAACATGGGTGCCATGGAGAATTGGGGTCTTATAACGTTCCGCGCGGTTTATCTGATCTACGATGATGCGACGACGACGGCTCGCACCAAGCAAAACATTGCCGATCTGATTACGCACGAGTTCGTGCATTCGTGGTTCGGTAACGAGGTGACTCCGGAGTGGTGGACATATCTATGGTTGAGCGAGGGATTTGCAAGATATTTTGAGTATTACGTGACCTCGCAAATTGAGGACGAATGGCACCTATGGGAACAGTTCGTGGTGAACAACGTGCACTCCGCCTTTTCCCAGGACGATAAGGTAGATAATCGACCGATGAGCTTCTACGCTACTGAACCGGATGTACTGAATGGGTTGTTTGACTATGTGGTGTATGCTAAAAGTGCGTCGGTTATTCGAATGTTCCAAAATGTAATTGGGTTCGATACGTTCAAAGCAGCTTTGAATGATTACATTGCAAGTCGTAGTTACATGACTACGAAACCAGATTATCTGTACGAAAGTATAGAAAAGTTTAACGAAGTTCCGATGCCAGACAGCGTCAAAACTGTGTTCAACAATTGGGCAGACAATGCTGGTTACCCGGTAGTGAAAGTTACTAGAAATGGAAGATTGGTCACATGTGCTCAGAAGCGCTTCTGGATGCCTGTGGAAGGACAAACTGCTCCCAAGGATACCAAATTTTACGTACCCCTTAACTATGCTACCTCTACGGATGCTGATTTCAACGATACAACAGCAGTGGACTGGTTGACTCCAGATGTCCCAGAGTACACCAAGGAACTACCAACGGACATCGATTGGATTATTGTGAACAAACAACAAACTGGATTCTACAGAGTCAACTACGACAACGACAACTGGGTTGCGTTGATCGAGTTGTTGAAATCCGAAAAACTGAACACCATTCCGGTTATAAATCGTGCGCAATTGGTTGACGATGCAAGCAACCTTGCCAAAGCTGGAGAGTTGAGCTACGAAATTGCTCTATCTTTGTTGGAATACTTGGAAATGGAAAGCGAATACATCCCGTGGAGTACGGCTTACAATGCGCTAATCCACATGAACAGAATGCTTTCCAGTAATGAAAACTATTCCAGATTCGAAGACTTCATGAGAAAAATTACGTCCCGAATGTACGAAAGAGTTGCCCTGACCGGAACGACCCATCACATCAACAGACTCCATCGGGCAAATACGGTCTATTTGGCGTGCTACTTCGGTGTGAAGGCATGTGTTGATGATTCTCAGACGTTAATGCAGCAGATGATGAACGACGAGTCCTTCGTAGTTCCTGAGGAGGCTCAAGCTGCGGCGTTTTGTGCCTTCAACAGACATGTAACCGCTCCGAATGGCGATTTGTTGCAGATGCTTTTCGATCGGTATCTTCCTATTCAAAGCAACGACAACGGTCTGATTGGTCGTTTTATCACCGGAATGGGTTGCACCAGAAATACAACTATGCTTGAGCAATATCTTGCGCTAACCGTTCTCAACTTGCCGGGATTCCAGCTGACTGGTACAGAGAGGAATCAGATCTTGGTGGCAGTGCTGAGTGGAAGCCACGAAGGACTTCGTACAAGCTTGCAGTTCATGTTGGAATACTATCCGGACATTTCGTACATGTTTGGGTCAGTGGCGAACATCTTCACAGAGTTTGGGAATAGAATCAGCGATAAGGGAGGATTCGAAACG CTTCAAGACATCGTGGCCAAATACGGAGGGGTGTTCACAGATTCGGTGAGATCTGCCGCCAGCAAGGCTCTCATCCAAGCCGAACGGAACCTCGCCTGGGTGAATGAACATGCGGAAGCCATTGGCAGCTGGCTAGTTTCAAACGACTACACCCTCAGTACGACGACCGTCAAACCGGACAAAGGTGGGGCTTCTTCAGTTGTGGCCGGATTTGTACTGACCCTTGCTATGGTATTCGCTACTTTAATACACTAA